In Rhizorhabdus phycosphaerae, the genomic stretch GACGATCGTGGTAACGCCATAGCCCGTCAGTGGATCGAGATCGGGCTGCCACCACATCGTCGCGTCGAAATGGGTGTGCGGCTCGATGAAGCCCGGCGTGACAAAGCAGCCGGTGCAGTCGATCACGCGATCGTCACCGGGCGCAAGATCGGGTCCGACGTCGACGATCGTGTCGCCCTTAACGCGCACATCGGCCTTGATCGCGGGCTTTCCGGTACCGTCGACGACAGTTCCGCCCTTCAGAAGAATGGTCTGCATCTCTCACCTCTCCTTTTCCGACTCGATCGGTCGGACAACTTATTACCGTATATGCTACGGAAATAGGATCAGGCTGCAAGCCTCAAGGTCGGCTCCATCAGCTTGTGGTTCCCTCGCGCAACTGCCGAACGAATGCGTGGACCTCGTTCGCGAACAGTTCGGGCTGCTCCATCGCGGCGAAATGTCCCCCGCGGGGCGGCTCGCTCCAGCGGACGATGTTATAGCTCTTCTCCAGCGTGCTGCGGGGGAAGCGGGCCAGCTCTCCGGGAAAGTCCGACATCGCCACCGGCTTGGTGACCCGCGCGCCGGCAGGGACGGGCTCGCTCATCACGCCGCGATAGAGCCAGGACGCCGTGCCGAAGCTGTTGTTGGCCAGATAGACCATGATGTTGTCGAGGATCTGATCGCACGTATGGACCGACCAGAGATCGCCGCCGTCGAGCTGCGACCAGCGTTGGAATTTCTCGACGAGCCAGGCGGCGACACCCAGCGGACTGTCCGCCATCGCATGGTCGAGCGACACCGGCTTGGTCGACTGGACGACCATATAGCCGCTCTCGGTCTGCCAGACCTGGCCGAGTTTCTGTGCCGCGGCGATCTCCTCGGGCGTCTCGGGACGGGCGTCAGGATTGGTCCAGCCGAAAGCGAAGTTGAGATGGACTGCGGCACAGCCCTCGCCTTCATAACCGAGCCAGCCTGAAACCGAGGAGCCCCAGTCGCCGCCCTGGGCGATGTAATCGGTGTAGCCGAGCCCCTCGCGCATCAGCCGGTCGAAGGCGCGCGCGATGGTGCGCGGGCCGATCGGGCGGGAGGGCTTGGACGAGAAGCCATAGCCAATCAGCGACGGGACGACGACGCTCACCGCATCGGCCGGATCTCCGCCGAACTTGGCCGGGTCAGTCAGCCGCTCGATCGATCCCAGGAACTCCACGAAGGAGCCCGGCCAGCCATGGATGATCATCACCGGGCGCGGATTGTCGCCCTTGCCCTTCAGATGGATGAAGTGGACGTCATAGGGGGCGCCGTCGACCTCGACCGCGTAGAGGAAATGCGGCAGGCGGTTCATCTCCGCCTCGCGCGCGCGCCAGTCATAGTGGTCGAGCCAATAGGCGACGAGGCTGCGCATCTCGGGCACGCTGGCGCCGTAAGCCCAGGGATCGTCGACCATCGGTTCGTTGGGCCACTGCGCCTCGCGCAGCCGCCGCTCGATCCAGTCGAGCTTCTCCTGCGGGACGGCGATCTGGAACGGACGGACGCTCATGCCGGCACCTTCGCGAAGGCGCGCCGAAGTTCGCCGGCCGCATCCTCGATCGCCTCGTCCGCATCCGGGAGGACCCCGAACATGCTGACAAAGCCGTGGAATACGCCCGGAAAATCCTTGTACCGCACCACCACGCCTTCATCGCGCAGCCGATCGGCATAGGCCCGCCCTTCGTCGCGCAGCGGATCGCACTCTGCCGTCAGGATCGTCGCTGGCGGAAGGTTCGACAGGTCCGGCGTGAGCAACGGCGAGGCCCAGGGATGCGCGCGATCCGCCGCGTTCGGCAGATAGGCATCGAGACACATGGCCGAGAAATCGGAATCCAGGAAATAACCGTCCGAATAAAGCCGTTCGGACTCGGTTTCGCCCGTCAGGTCGGTGCCCGGATAGAAAAGCAGTTGGTGGCGGATCGCCGGGCCACCCTCGTCTCGCGCGCGGATCGCCGCGACCGTTGCCAGCGAGCCACCGGCGCTGTCGCCGCCCACCGCGATGCGGTCGGTATCGAGCCCGTGGTCGCCGCCATGCGTCGACAGCCAGCGCAGCGCCGTCAGCGCGTCGTCGACCGCCGCCGGAAAGACATGCTCGGGCGCCAGCCGATAGTCGACCGAGACGATGGCGCACTCCGCCCGCCGCGCCAGGCGGGAGCACAGGCGTTCGTGGCTGCTGATCCCGCAGGCAATGTAGCCGCCGCCGTGCAGGAACAGCAGCACCGGCTCCGGTCCCTGCACCTCCTGTCGGCGATAGATGCGCACGGGCACGCCACCAGCATCGACGTCCTCATGCACGATAGCATCGGACGGATCGGCCGGCTGCTCCATTCCCGCGCTCATCGCGCGGAACTGCTGCGGCGTGATCGAGGCCCAGTCGATCGGATTGGCGTTCATATGGGCGAGCATCGCCTGGGCGATGGGGTTGAGCGGCATGGTCTTCCCTTTCGCGAGATAAGGC encodes the following:
- a CDS encoding epoxide hydrolase family protein yields the protein MSVRPFQIAVPQEKLDWIERRLREAQWPNEPMVDDPWAYGASVPEMRSLVAYWLDHYDWRAREAEMNRLPHFLYAVEVDGAPYDVHFIHLKGKGDNPRPVMIIHGWPGSFVEFLGSIERLTDPAKFGGDPADAVSVVVPSLIGYGFSSKPSRPIGPRTIARAFDRLMREGLGYTDYIAQGGDWGSSVSGWLGYEGEGCAAVHLNFAFGWTNPDARPETPEEIAAAQKLGQVWQTESGYMVVQSTKPVSLDHAMADSPLGVAAWLVEKFQRWSQLDGGDLWSVHTCDQILDNIMVYLANNSFGTASWLYRGVMSEPVPAGARVTKPVAMSDFPGELARFPRSTLEKSYNIVRWSEPPRGGHFAAMEQPELFANEVHAFVRQLREGTTS
- a CDS encoding alpha/beta hydrolase; the encoded protein is MPLNPIAQAMLAHMNANPIDWASITPQQFRAMSAGMEQPADPSDAIVHEDVDAGGVPVRIYRRQEVQGPEPVLLFLHGGGYIACGISSHERLCSRLARRAECAIVSVDYRLAPEHVFPAAVDDALTALRWLSTHGGDHGLDTDRIAVGGDSAGGSLATVAAIRARDEGGPAIRHQLLFYPGTDLTGETESERLYSDGYFLDSDFSAMCLDAYLPNAADRAHPWASPLLTPDLSNLPPATILTAECDPLRDEGRAYADRLRDEGVVVRYKDFPGVFHGFVSMFGVLPDADEAIEDAAGELRRAFAKVPA